A region from the Chloroflexia bacterium SDU3-3 genome encodes:
- a CDS encoding aminopeptidase → MAEPFAQKLRRYADVAVQVGANLQPGQHLIVRSDLGAAPLVREIARSAYQNGAPYVHVFWADEQITLNRYRYAARDSFGEYPSWQVRSIVELIDAGAAMISIASEDPSLMSGEDQELIAQAQKTAAVNSQPMRARITRSALNWSIVASPSKGWAAKVFADTPEAEQQEQMWEAIFSICRIDQANPVDAWRKHIDHLAARSAYLNAKRYSALHYTGPGTDLTIGLADNHIWISGAMESERGVRFVANLPTEEVFTMPHRMRVDGTVRATKPLDVGGSLIEDFSVTFREGRVVEVSARKGEELLRRLVQMDEGAAHIGEVALVPEHSPIAQSKRIFYNTLFDENAASHIALGMAYRFTMEGGTTMDNEAYTAAGGNDSSIHVDFMIGSGEVDIDGVTADGAREPVMRQGEWAFEV, encoded by the coding sequence ATGGCCGAACCCTTTGCACAGAAGCTCCGCCGCTACGCCGATGTAGCCGTTCAGGTCGGCGCAAATCTCCAGCCGGGCCAGCACCTGATCGTGCGCAGCGATCTCGGTGCGGCCCCCCTGGTGCGGGAGATCGCCCGCAGCGCCTACCAGAATGGCGCGCCCTATGTGCACGTGTTCTGGGCGGATGAGCAGATCACGCTCAACCGCTACCGCTACGCCGCCCGCGACTCATTCGGCGAGTACCCCAGCTGGCAGGTGCGCAGCATCGTCGAGCTGATCGACGCGGGGGCGGCCATGATCAGCATCGCCTCGGAAGACCCCAGCCTGATGAGCGGCGAGGATCAGGAGCTGATCGCCCAGGCCCAGAAGACGGCGGCGGTCAACTCGCAGCCCATGCGCGCCCGCATTACCCGCAGCGCGCTGAACTGGTCGATCGTGGCGTCGCCCTCGAAGGGCTGGGCCGCCAAGGTCTTCGCCGACACGCCCGAGGCCGAGCAGCAAGAGCAGATGTGGGAGGCGATCTTCTCGATCTGCCGGATCGACCAGGCCAACCCGGTGGACGCCTGGCGCAAGCACATCGACCACCTGGCCGCGCGCAGCGCCTACCTGAACGCCAAGCGCTACAGCGCACTGCACTACACCGGCCCCGGCACCGACCTGACGATCGGCCTGGCCGACAACCACATCTGGATCAGTGGGGCGATGGAGAGCGAGCGCGGCGTGCGCTTTGTGGCCAACCTGCCCACCGAGGAGGTGTTCACCATGCCGCACCGCATGCGCGTGGATGGCACCGTGCGCGCCACCAAGCCGCTGGATGTGGGCGGCTCGCTGATCGAGGACTTCAGCGTGACATTCCGCGAGGGCCGCGTGGTCGAGGTCTCGGCCCGCAAGGGCGAGGAGCTGCTGCGCCGCCTAGTGCAGATGGACGAGGGCGCGGCCCACATCGGCGAGGTGGCGCTAGTGCCCGAGCACTCGCCGATCGCGCAGTCCAAGCGCATCTTCTACAACACGCTGTTCGACGAGAACGCCGCCAGCCACATCGCGCTGGGCATGGCCTACCGCTTCACCATGGAGGGCGGCACGACCATGGACAACGAGGCCTACACCGCAGCGGGCGGCAACGATAGCTCCATCCACGTCGACTTCATGATCGGCTCCGGCGAGGTCGATATCGACGGCGTCACCGCCGACGGCGCGCGCGAGCCGGTGATGCGCCAGGGCGAGTGGGCCTTCGAGGTCTAG
- a CDS encoding twin-arginine translocase TatA/TatE family subunit, with protein sequence MGELGIPELLIILAILLVLFGPSRLAGLGRTLGQGIREFRTSMRGETTRGESKAAADSEPPTAHA encoded by the coding sequence ATGGGCGAGCTAGGAATTCCTGAGCTGCTGATCATCCTGGCCATTCTGCTGGTGCTGTTCGGCCCGAGCAGGCTGGCTGGCCTGGGGCGCACGCTTGGCCAGGGCATCCGCGAGTTCCGCACCAGCATGCGCGGCGAGACCACGAGAGGCGAGAGCAAGGCTGCCGCCGACAGCGAGCCGCCCACCGCCCACGCCTAG
- a CDS encoding 6-O-methylguanine DNA methyltransferase, with translation MQPFHPSELDERVYLAVQQIPHGQVATYGEIAAVVGGLDAREVGAALGGLAEARAAEVPWQRVVSREGGISTRGLRQRELLEAEGVSFDDQGRVRMARHQWDGPSAQWAAEHGFTPLPERGERGEQLSLF, from the coding sequence ATGCAGCCATTTCACCCCAGCGAGCTGGATGAGCGGGTCTACCTGGCGGTGCAGCAGATCCCGCATGGCCAGGTGGCCACCTACGGCGAGATCGCCGCCGTGGTGGGCGGGCTGGATGCCCGCGAGGTGGGCGCGGCGCTCGGCGGCCTGGCCGAGGCCCGCGCCGCCGAGGTGCCCTGGCAGCGCGTGGTCAGCCGCGAGGGCGGGATCAGCACGCGGGGGCTGCGCCAGCGTGAGCTGCTGGAGGCCGAGGGCGTGAGCTTCGACGATCAGGGCCGCGTGCGCATGGCCCGCCACCAGTGGGATGGCCCTAGCGCCCAGTGGGCCGCCGAGCACGGCTTCACCCCGCTGCCCGAGCGCGGCGAGCGCGGCGAGCAGCTCTCGCTGTTCTAG
- a CDS encoding gluconokinase, translating into MTANEGPYVLTIDIGTSSTRALLFDRQARPLDAIFAKEPTEMTTGPDGAAIFDPEALLDAMARCIDTALAKAGPLAGQIGAVAIDTFVSNFIALDAAGQPLTPLITYADTRNTADATLLRQRLDERDTHQRTGCLLRTSYWPARIAWLQRTQPDVWRRTRALATLGELIERRLFGRSRVSSSAASWGGLLDRRTLGWDAELLGALGVPRELLGEVVDASAPLMGLAAPFRSRWPALAQVPWLPAIGDGAAANLGSGCVDSRTMALTVGTTGAMRVVREHVDAMPAGLWCYRVDARRALLGGATSEGGNVFAWLQRTTQLPGPGDAALASVAPDSHGLTILPFFAGERSPGWAGDARATITGMTMATTPLDIGRAALEAVAYRFALIARAMRGASDATPTILASGGSLLRSDVWMQICADAIGLPITASGEGEATSRGAALLALVAIGAIADMADLPAAQGATYAPDPQTHAIYQAAIERQQALYRQLIGG; encoded by the coding sequence ATGACCGCCAACGAAGGCCCCTACGTCCTCACCATCGACATCGGCACATCCTCCACCCGCGCCCTGCTGTTCGACCGGCAGGCCCGACCGCTCGACGCCATCTTCGCCAAAGAGCCGACCGAGATGACCACGGGGCCGGATGGCGCCGCCATATTCGACCCGGAGGCGCTGCTGGACGCGATGGCGCGCTGCATCGACACCGCCCTGGCCAAAGCTGGCCCGCTGGCAGGCCAGATCGGCGCGGTAGCCATCGACACCTTCGTGTCCAACTTCATCGCCCTCGATGCGGCGGGCCAGCCGCTCACGCCCCTGATCACCTACGCCGACACCCGCAACACCGCCGACGCCACGCTGCTGCGCCAGCGGCTCGACGAGCGCGATACCCACCAGCGCACCGGCTGCCTGCTGCGCACCAGCTACTGGCCAGCCCGCATCGCCTGGCTGCAGCGCACCCAGCCGGACGTGTGGCGGCGCACCCGCGCCCTGGCCACCCTGGGCGAGCTGATCGAGCGGCGGCTGTTTGGCCGCAGCCGCGTGAGCAGCAGCGCCGCCTCGTGGGGCGGCCTGCTGGATCGGCGCACGCTGGGCTGGGATGCCGAGCTGCTGGGGGCGCTGGGCGTGCCGCGCGAGCTGCTGGGCGAGGTGGTGGATGCCAGCGCGCCGCTGATGGGCCTGGCCGCGCCGTTCCGCAGCCGCTGGCCCGCCCTGGCCCAGGTGCCCTGGCTGCCCGCCATCGGCGACGGCGCGGCGGCCAACCTGGGCAGCGGCTGCGTGGACAGCCGCACCATGGCGCTCACCGTGGGCACCACCGGGGCCATGCGCGTGGTGCGCGAGCATGTGGATGCGATGCCCGCCGGGCTGTGGTGCTACCGCGTGGATGCCCGCCGCGCGCTGCTGGGCGGCGCCACCAGCGAGGGCGGCAATGTCTTCGCATGGCTGCAGCGCACCACCCAGCTGCCCGGCCCCGGCGACGCCGCCCTGGCCAGCGTGGCCCCCGACAGCCACGGGCTGACCATCCTGCCCTTCTTCGCGGGCGAGCGCAGCCCCGGCTGGGCGGGCGACGCCCGCGCCACCATCACCGGCATGACCATGGCCACCACCCCGCTCGACATCGGGCGCGCCGCGCTAGAGGCGGTGGCCTACCGCTTCGCTCTGATCGCGCGGGCCATGCGCGGGGCCAGCGACGCCACGCCCACAATCCTGGCCAGCGGCGGCTCGCTGCTGCGCTCGGACGTGTGGATGCAGATCTGCGCCGACGCCATCGGCCTGCCGATCACCGCCTCGGGCGAGGGCGAGGCCACCAGCCGGGGCGCGGCGCTGCTGGCGCTGGTCGCCATCGGCGCGATCGCCGACATGGCCGATCTGCCCGCCGCCCAGGGCGCGACCTACGCGCCCGACCCGCAGACCCACGCGATCTACCAGGCCGCCATCGAGCGCCAGCAGGCGCTCTACCGCCAGCTGATCGGCGGGTAG
- a CDS encoding peptidase M19 → MIIDAHLDIAYNALNFGRDYTLSAAETRRREGPRDLDIATVGLPDALKAGLGLVFGTLFVSPAADALHSPIVYHTPEEAHQQALDQLAYYHGLSARHDVVMVERQADMAALLAARARGQQLQGVVVLMEGADPVLAPSQAAEWQARGVRIIGPAWKATRYCGGTGQPGPLTPLGRELMGELRAAGLTLDVSHMAEQSFWDAMGLFDGPVIASHSNCRALVPNSRADRHLSDEMIRELVGRGAVIGTVLYNRFLVEGWTQEQGKRAVGLDAVVAHIDHVCQIAGDALHVGIGSDSDGGFGTEATPREIDTIADLPKIGEALLARGYSQADVDAVMGGNWQRKLGEILPA, encoded by the coding sequence ATGATCATCGACGCACATCTCGACATCGCCTACAACGCCCTCAACTTTGGCCGCGACTACACCCTTTCTGCCGCCGAGACCCGCCGCCGCGAAGGCCCGCGCGATTTGGATATCGCCACCGTGGGCCTGCCCGACGCGCTGAAGGCTGGCCTAGGGCTGGTGTTCGGCACGCTGTTTGTCTCGCCTGCGGCGGATGCGCTGCACTCGCCGATCGTCTACCACACCCCCGAGGAGGCGCATCAGCAGGCCCTCGATCAGCTGGCCTACTACCACGGCCTGAGCGCCCGCCACGATGTGGTGATGGTGGAGCGCCAGGCCGACATGGCCGCGCTGCTGGCGGCCCGCGCGCGCGGCCAGCAGCTGCAGGGGGTGGTGGTGCTGATGGAGGGGGCCGACCCGGTGCTTGCGCCGAGCCAGGCGGCGGAGTGGCAGGCGCGGGGCGTGCGGATCATCGGCCCGGCCTGGAAGGCCACCCGCTACTGCGGCGGCACGGGGCAGCCGGGGCCGCTCACGCCGCTGGGCCGCGAGCTGATGGGCGAGCTGCGCGCCGCCGGGCTGACCCTGGATGTGAGCCACATGGCCGAGCAGAGCTTCTGGGATGCGATGGGCCTGTTCGACGGCCCGGTGATCGCCTCGCACTCGAACTGCCGCGCGCTGGTGCCCAACTCGCGCGCCGACCGCCACCTCTCCGACGAGATGATCCGCGAGCTGGTGGGGCGCGGCGCGGTGATCGGCACAGTGCTCTACAACCGCTTCCTAGTGGAGGGCTGGACCCAGGAGCAGGGCAAGCGGGCGGTGGGCCTGGATGCGGTGGTGGCCCATATCGACCACGTGTGCCAGATCGCGGGCGATGCGCTGCACGTGGGCATCGGCAGCGACTCCGACGGCGGGTTCGGCACCGAGGCCACCCCGCGCGAGATCGACACCATCGCCGACCTGCCGAAGATCGGCGAGGCGCTGCTGGCCAGGGGCTATAGCCAGGCCGATGTGGATGCCGTGATGGGCGGCAACTGGCAGCGCAAGCTGGGCGAGATTTTGCCTGCCTAG
- a CDS encoding ribosome biogenesis GTPase Der: MKPIVAIVGRPNVGKSTFFNRLVGERRAIVEDLPGTTRDRLYGDTNWNGRDFTVVDTAGLLFEEADLTEGTPYIEIARHVRRQAELAIQEADAILFLVDSDEGLTTADQEVADVLRSTYKPIVVVANKADNPERAMNAVEFYALNLGDPIAMSAYHGLGTGDVLDKLTESLPPLDEDEIEADIKIALVGRPNVGKSSLLNRLLGHERSVVSDVPGTTRDTIDTLIEIDGMRILLIDTAGIRRRGKIDRGIEKYSVLRAMRAIERADVALLLIDASEGVTAQDQHVAGMVLEQMKGVAILVNKWDKIEKDDETFNTFTRHMREEFAFMPYAPLLFISALSGQRVDRIIPTALEIQHERKRRISTSELNNLLRQAVFDHQPTSIHKGAHLRLFYATQPQTEPPVFLFFANDAEQVHWGYGRYLENRIRETYGFTGTPIKVVFRSREEPEKDKKKKSKKS, translated from the coding sequence ATGAAGCCTATTGTCGCTATTGTTGGCCGACCGAACGTCGGCAAATCCACCTTCTTCAACCGCCTGGTCGGCGAGCGCCGCGCCATCGTCGAAGATCTGCCCGGCACCACCCGCGACCGCCTCTACGGCGACACCAACTGGAACGGGCGCGACTTCACCGTGGTGGACACCGCCGGCCTGCTGTTCGAAGAGGCCGACCTGACCGAGGGCACCCCCTACATCGAGATCGCCCGCCACGTGCGCCGCCAGGCCGAGCTGGCCATCCAGGAGGCCGACGCCATCCTGTTCCTCGTCGACTCCGACGAGGGCCTGACCACCGCCGACCAAGAGGTGGCCGACGTGCTGCGCAGCACCTACAAGCCGATCGTGGTGGTCGCCAACAAGGCCGACAACCCCGAGCGCGCCATGAACGCCGTGGAGTTCTACGCCCTCAACCTGGGCGACCCCATCGCCATGAGCGCCTACCACGGCCTGGGCACCGGCGATGTGCTCGACAAGCTCACCGAGTCGCTGCCGCCGCTGGATGAGGACGAGATCGAGGCCGACATCAAGATCGCGCTGGTCGGGCGTCCCAACGTCGGCAAGTCCTCGCTGCTGAACCGGCTGCTGGGCCACGAGCGCAGCGTGGTGAGCGACGTGCCCGGCACCACCCGCGACACCATCGACACGCTGATCGAGATCGACGGCATGCGCATCCTGCTGATCGACACGGCAGGCATTCGGCGGCGCGGCAAGATCGACCGCGGCATCGAGAAGTATAGCGTGCTGCGCGCCATGCGCGCGATCGAGCGCGCCGACGTGGCCCTGCTGCTGATCGACGCATCCGAGGGCGTGACCGCCCAGGATCAGCACGTGGCCGGCATGGTACTGGAGCAGATGAAGGGTGTGGCCATCCTCGTCAACAAGTGGGATAAGATCGAGAAGGACGACGAGACCTTCAACACCTTCACCCGCCACATGCGCGAGGAGTTCGCCTTTATGCCCTACGCGCCGCTGCTGTTCATCTCGGCGCTGTCGGGCCAGCGCGTCGACCGCATCATCCCCACCGCGCTGGAGATCCAGCACGAGCGCAAGCGCCGCATCTCGACATCCGAGCTGAACAACCTGCTGCGCCAGGCGGTGTTCGACCACCAGCCTACGTCCATCCACAAGGGCGCGCACCTGCGGCTGTTCTACGCCACTCAGCCGCAGACCGAGCCGCCGGTGTTCCTGTTCTTCGCCAACGATGCCGAGCAGGTGCACTGGGGCTACGGGCGCTACCTCGAAAATCGCATCCGCGAGACCTACGGCTTCACCGGCACGCCGATCAAGGTGGTGTTCCGCAGCCGCGAGGAGCCCGAGAAAGACAAGAAGAAGAAAAGCAAGAAATCCTAA
- the rocF gene encoding arginase — protein sequence MSTVAIIGVPVDLGAGRRGVDMGPSAIRLAGLKERIEELGHTVVDTGNIAVPLAEQFAIPDADERLRYLDPLVGVNQALAQRVAEAVAAQQFPLILGGDHSLAIGSVSGTTWGGRRAGLIWVDAHGDFNTPESTPSGNIHGMSVAALTGRGHPALLGIGQRTPVLRDREVALVGIRDLDREERAALKASGIHVFTMHDIDRRGMATVMEEAIVHASTGNAGFHLSFDMDAIDPSAAPGVGTPVPGGISYREAHLAMEVVSDSRRMLSMDLVEVNPILDQRNATAELAVQVALSALGKRIY from the coding sequence ATGAGCACCGTCGCAATTATAGGTGTGCCGGTCGATCTTGGCGCGGGCCGCCGAGGCGTGGACATGGGGCCGAGCGCCATCCGGCTCGCCGGGCTGAAGGAGCGGATCGAGGAGCTTGGGCACACCGTGGTGGACACCGGCAATATCGCTGTGCCTCTGGCCGAGCAGTTCGCCATCCCCGACGCGGATGAGCGGCTGCGCTACCTCGACCCGCTGGTGGGCGTGAACCAGGCCCTGGCCCAGCGTGTGGCCGAGGCGGTGGCGGCCCAGCAGTTCCCGCTGATCTTGGGCGGCGACCACAGCCTCGCGATCGGCTCGGTGAGCGGCACCACCTGGGGCGGGCGGCGGGCGGGCCTGATCTGGGTCGACGCCCACGGCGACTTCAACACCCCCGAGAGCACGCCATCCGGCAACATCCACGGCATGAGCGTGGCCGCCCTGACCGGGCGCGGCCACCCCGCGCTGCTGGGCATCGGCCAGCGCACGCCGGTGCTGCGCGACCGCGAGGTGGCGCTGGTGGGCATCCGCGACCTCGACCGCGAGGAGCGCGCGGCGCTGAAGGCCTCGGGCATCCACGTGTTCACCATGCACGACATCGATAGGCGCGGCATGGCCACGGTGATGGAGGAGGCGATCGTGCACGCCAGCACGGGCAACGCCGGGTTCCACCTGAGCTTCGACATGGACGCTATCGACCCCAGCGCGGCCCCCGGCGTGGGAACGCCGGTGCCGGGCGGCATCAGCTACCGCGAGGCCCACCTGGCCATGGAGGTGGTAAGCGACTCGCGGCGCATGCTGAGCATGGATCTGGTGGAGGTAAACCCCATCCTCGACCAGCGCAACGCCACCGCCGAGCTGGCGGTGCAGGTGGCGCTCTCGGCGCTGGGCAAGCGCATCTACTAG
- a CDS encoding DUF512 domain-containing protein, producing MEYQPDLKNITGAGGTISEIEPDSIAEDLELAPGDILVSINGKQLRDVIDYRFLIAEENVELVVRRGDELMAFEIEKDADEELGVEFVEPLFDRLRTCNNKCPFCFLTQMPKGFRKSLYLKDDDYRLGFLYGNFVTLTNLKDEDWQRIEEQHLSPMYVSVHATDPTLRAIMLGKHDVPNVLDQIRRFGDLGVAVHTQIVSTPGVNDGPALHQSIRELAAMHPVVQSIAVVPVGLTKYRFTGKAPQTIRAAIHVHETPEWIDTNWEKQPLWDEAFEKQQGKPSASIPLVGSPAAPSVGDTLGYCARQIVSTDVAMRCYTREEAGQIIDLVGGYQRQFQAQYGLNLVYPSDEFYILAGREMPPADAYDDMPQYSNGVGMTRDFLDCWAKEQRKLPARMPKPSQLTLACGTLISPILQRVVDRLNAIENLSVRLLPVVNQFFGEMVTVSGLLTGQDVASALRESGSQRALLPRVMFDHTGKRTLDEYTLDQITQESGVPVAIAGEPDELVRYVRAMAKAV from the coding sequence ATGGAATACCAACCAGATCTAAAAAATATCACAGGCGCGGGCGGCACGATCTCCGAGATTGAGCCAGACAGCATCGCCGAGGATCTTGAGCTCGCCCCAGGCGACATCCTTGTCTCGATCAATGGCAAGCAGCTGCGCGACGTGATCGACTACCGCTTCCTGATCGCCGAGGAGAATGTCGAGCTGGTGGTGCGCCGCGGCGACGAGCTCATGGCCTTCGAGATCGAGAAGGACGCCGACGAAGAGCTGGGCGTCGAGTTTGTCGAGCCGCTGTTCGACCGGCTGCGCACCTGCAACAACAAGTGCCCGTTCTGCTTCCTGACCCAGATGCCCAAGGGCTTCCGCAAGTCGCTGTATCTGAAGGATGACGACTACCGGCTGGGCTTCCTGTACGGCAACTTCGTGACGCTGACCAACCTGAAGGACGAAGACTGGCAGCGCATCGAGGAGCAGCACCTCAGCCCCATGTATGTCTCGGTGCACGCCACCGACCCGACGCTGCGCGCGATCATGCTGGGCAAGCACGACGTGCCCAACGTGCTCGACCAGATCAGGCGCTTCGGCGACCTGGGCGTCGCCGTCCACACCCAGATCGTCTCCACCCCCGGCGTGAACGACGGCCCGGCGCTGCACCAGAGCATCCGCGAGCTGGCCGCCATGCACCCGGTGGTGCAGTCGATCGCCGTGGTGCCAGTGGGCCTCACCAAGTACCGCTTCACCGGCAAGGCCCCGCAGACTATCCGCGCCGCCATCCACGTGCACGAGACGCCCGAGTGGATCGACACCAACTGGGAAAAGCAGCCGCTGTGGGATGAGGCCTTCGAGAAGCAGCAGGGCAAGCCCAGCGCCAGCATCCCGCTGGTGGGCAGCCCGGCGGCGCCCTCGGTGGGCGACACGCTGGGCTACTGCGCCCGCCAGATCGTCTCCACCGACGTGGCGATGCGCTGCTACACCCGCGAGGAGGCGGGCCAGATCATCGATCTGGTCGGCGGCTACCAGCGGCAGTTCCAGGCCCAGTACGGGCTGAACCTCGTCTACCCGTCGGACGAGTTCTACATCCTGGCCGGGCGCGAGATGCCGCCCGCCGACGCCTACGACGACATGCCGCAGTACTCGAACGGCGTGGGTATGACCCGCGACTTCCTCGACTGCTGGGCCAAAGAGCAGCGCAAGCTGCCCGCGCGCATGCCCAAGCCCAGCCAGCTGACCCTGGCCTGCGGCACCCTGATATCGCCCATCCTGCAGCGCGTGGTCGATCGGCTCAACGCCATCGAGAACCTGAGCGTGCGGCTGCTGCCGGTGGTCAACCAGTTCTTCGGCGAGATGGTCACGGTCTCGGGCCTGCTCACCGGCCAAGATGTGGCCAGCGCCCTGCGCGAGAGCGGCTCGCAGCGCGCCCTGCTGCCGCGCGTGATGTTCGACCACACCGGCAAGCGCACGCTGGATGAGTACACGCTCGACCAGATCACCCAGGAGTCGGGCGTGCCGGTGGCGATCGCAGGCGAGCCGGATGAGCTGGTGCGCTACGTGCGCGCCATGGCCAAGGCCGTCTAG
- a CDS encoding S41 family peptidase — protein MQESPLPQRRFQISGCIVLPLLVFTLAIGLAGGFVASSFLMGRGLLPFQSNGSCPLAQEECKEFATFWQAWQIASSNYVDTKALVPQKMTDGAIEGMLDSLGDQGHTRYLPKEVAQEYQESLQGRFEGIGAYIDVKDGQPLIVQPIEGSPAESAGIKPGDLIMKVDGKSVFGVTVEELRTLVRGPRGTTVRLSVIHTGSTSAVDIDVVRDEIKVPSVTWRMLPDGVALIKLSQFSSPSSDEMKQALEEAKQQGMKSLVLDLRNNPGGYVTSLVDIASQFMAADTVVLLEEDRDGKQSPYKTHDGGVALDVPMVVLVNNNTASAAEILAGALRDQGRAKVIGEPTFGTATVLNQYDLNDGGRILLGTSQWLTPKGQEVRGVGIAPDETVTLDAGALPLSPSEASTLTPEQLKETTDKQLHRALELVGEQAKK, from the coding sequence ATGCAAGAATCACCCCTCCCACAGCGGCGCTTCCAGATCTCTGGCTGCATCGTGCTGCCGCTGCTGGTCTTCACCTTGGCGATCGGCCTGGCTGGCGGCTTTGTGGCCAGCAGCTTCCTGATGGGGCGCGGCCTGCTGCCCTTCCAGTCCAACGGCAGCTGCCCGCTGGCGCAGGAAGAGTGCAAGGAGTTCGCCACCTTCTGGCAGGCCTGGCAGATCGCATCCAGCAACTATGTCGATACCAAGGCGCTGGTGCCGCAGAAGATGACCGACGGCGCGATCGAGGGCATGCTCGACAGCCTGGGCGACCAGGGCCACACCCGCTACCTGCCCAAGGAGGTGGCCCAGGAGTACCAGGAGTCGCTCCAGGGCCGCTTCGAGGGCATTGGGGCCTACATCGATGTGAAGGACGGCCAGCCCCTGATCGTGCAGCCGATCGAAGGCTCGCCCGCCGAGAGCGCGGGCATCAAGCCAGGCGACCTGATCATGAAGGTGGATGGCAAGAGCGTGTTCGGCGTGACGGTGGAGGAGCTGCGCACCCTGGTGCGCGGGCCGCGCGGCACCACGGTGCGGCTGAGCGTCATCCACACCGGCAGCACCTCGGCGGTCGATATCGATGTGGTGCGCGACGAGATCAAGGTGCCCAGCGTCACCTGGCGCATGCTGCCCGATGGCGTGGCCCTGATCAAGCTCTCGCAGTTCTCGTCGCCATCCAGCGACGAGATGAAGCAGGCGCTTGAGGAGGCCAAACAGCAGGGCATGAAGTCGCTGGTGCTCGACCTGCGCAACAACCCGGGCGGCTACGTCACCTCGCTGGTCGATATCGCCAGCCAGTTCATGGCCGCCGACACCGTGGTGCTGCTGGAGGAAGATCGCGACGGCAAGCAGAGCCCCTACAAGACCCACGACGGCGGGGTGGCGCTGGATGTGCCCATGGTGGTGCTGGTGAACAACAACACCGCCAGCGCCGCCGAGATCCTGGCGGGCGCGCTGCGCGACCAGGGCCGCGCCAAGGTGATCGGCGAGCCGACCTTCGGCACCGCCACCGTGCTCAACCAGTACGACCTGAACGATGGCGGGCGCATCCTGCTGGGCACCTCGCAGTGGCTCACGCCCAAGGGGCAGGAGGTGCGTGGCGTGGGCATCGCCCCCGACGAGACCGTGACGCTCGACGCGGGCGCGCTGCCGCTCTCGCCCAGCGAGGCCTCGACGCTCACCCCCGAGCAGCTGAAGGAGACCACCGACAAGCAGCTGCACCGCGCCCTGGAACTGGTGGGCGAGCAGGCCAAGAAGTAG
- a CDS encoding aspartate/glutamate racemase family protein, whose amino-acid sequence MRTIGLIGGMSWESSASYYRIINESVKRALGGLHSAQCLMYSVDFEQVAALQRQDRWDEAGALLADAARRLERGGADMVLVCTNTMHKVAPAVEAAVAIPFIHIVEPTAQAIARHGIRTVGLLGTRFTMEHDFYRGRLAQQYGMEVLVPAPEEREAIHRIIFEELCLGRVLPESRQIYRDVMARLAEAGAQGIIFGCTEIGLLVGQPDSPVPVFDTTVLHAQAAAELALRP is encoded by the coding sequence ATGCGCACTATTGGCCTGATCGGCGGCATGAGCTGGGAGTCATCCGCCTCGTACTATCGCATTATCAACGAATCGGTCAAGCGCGCGCTCGGCGGGCTGCACTCGGCCCAGTGCCTTATGTACTCGGTCGACTTCGAGCAGGTGGCCGCGCTGCAGCGGCAGGATCGCTGGGATGAGGCGGGCGCGCTGCTGGCCGACGCCGCCCGCCGCCTGGAGCGCGGCGGGGCCGACATGGTGCTGGTCTGCACCAACACCATGCACAAGGTCGCGCCCGCCGTGGAGGCCGCCGTGGCCATCCCCTTCATCCACATCGTCGAGCCGACCGCCCAGGCGATCGCGCGGCATGGCATCCGCACCGTGGGGCTGCTGGGCACCCGCTTCACCATGGAGCACGATTTCTACCGCGGGCGGCTGGCCCAGCAGTATGGCATGGAGGTGCTGGTGCCCGCGCCCGAGGAGCGCGAGGCCATCCACCGCATTATCTTCGAGGAGCTGTGCCTGGGCCGTGTGCTGCCCGAGTCGCGCCAGATCTACCGCGATGTGATGGCGCGGCTGGCTGAGGCGGGCGCGCAGGGCATCATCTTCGGCTGCACCGAGATCGGCCTGCTGGTGGGCCAGCCCGACAGCCCGGTGCCGGTGTTCGACACCACCGTGTTGCACGCCCAGGCTGCGGCGGAGCTGGCGCTGCGCCCCTAG